One genomic region from Nitrospira sp. encodes:
- the nadS gene encoding NadS family protein, with protein MKHAAFQELLRSIKQAGRIRRGRLKPARVTMFRPADVKSIREKLNASQTQFALMIGVSVATLRNWEQGRRTPDGPALALLRVAARNPRAVAEALHRESRQGAA; from the coding sequence ATGAAACACGCGGCGTTTCAAGAGCTGTTGAGAAGTATCAAGCAAGCCGGGAGGATTCGACGGGGCCGGCTTAAGCCGGCGCGCGTCACCATGTTTCGACCGGCGGATGTGAAAAGCATCCGTGAAAAACTCAACGCGTCGCAGACACAGTTTGCCCTCATGATCGGTGTCAGCGTCGCAACGTTGCGCAACTGGGAGCAGGGGCGCCGCACTCCCGATGGCCCGGCCCTCGCCCTGCTGCGTGTGGCAGCGCGCAATCCACGTGCAGTGGCCGAAGCGCTCCATCGAGAATCGCGCCAAGGAGCGGCGTAA
- a CDS encoding NAD(P)-dependent oxidoreductase has product MEKQRMTDLIGFIGLGNMGRAMAGSLLKAGYRLRVYNRTPDKATPLVAQGAKLMPHPCDTAEAGGIVLTMLADDQAVETIVLGERGILERLGPRGIHLSMSTISPTTARRLAEHHNKYQVAYLAAPVFGRPEAAVAQKLWICLSGPQAAKDRVRPILHTLGQGLFDFGEEPGAANVVKLAGNFLLASAIEALAEALTLAEKNGVDRTKLAAMLSQTLFACPTYQIYGDAIAQEHYRPAGFTVSLGLKDINLVLQTAAAATVPMPLASLLHDRFLAMMAQGRADLDWAAVALDVAANAGLSRESITPRESV; this is encoded by the coding sequence ATGGAAAAGCAACGGATGACGGACCTCATCGGATTTATCGGTTTGGGAAATATGGGACGAGCGATGGCCGGCAGTCTCCTCAAAGCAGGCTACCGTCTCCGTGTCTACAATCGCACGCCGGACAAAGCCACGCCCTTGGTCGCGCAAGGGGCGAAGTTGATGCCTCATCCCTGTGACACAGCAGAAGCCGGCGGAATCGTACTGACGATGCTGGCCGACGATCAGGCGGTTGAGACGATTGTGCTCGGAGAGAGAGGCATTCTGGAGCGCTTAGGCCCCCGTGGCATCCACCTGTCCATGAGCACCATATCTCCCACGACTGCGCGCCGTCTCGCCGAACACCATAACAAGTATCAGGTGGCCTATCTTGCCGCGCCGGTCTTCGGAAGGCCAGAGGCGGCAGTCGCACAGAAACTCTGGATCTGCCTCTCGGGCCCACAAGCAGCCAAAGACCGGGTGCGACCAATCCTACATACGCTCGGACAAGGACTCTTCGACTTCGGTGAGGAACCAGGAGCGGCCAATGTCGTCAAGCTCGCCGGAAACTTTCTCCTGGCTTCTGCGATCGAAGCCTTGGCTGAAGCTCTGACCTTGGCGGAAAAAAACGGGGTTGACCGGACGAAGCTGGCCGCCATGCTGAGCCAGACGCTATTTGCCTGTCCCACCTATCAAATCTACGGAGACGCGATCGCGCAGGAGCACTACAGGCCGGCCGGCTTTACGGTCTCGCTGGGGCTCAAGGATATCAACCTGGTCCTGCAGACGGCAGCGGCCGCCACGGTGCCCATGCCTTTGGCGAGCCTGCTGCATGACCGCTTTCTGGCGATGATGGCTCAAGGGCGGGCGGACCTCGATTGGGCAGCCGTGGCGTTGGACGTTGCCGCCAACGCCGGGTTGTCGAGAGAGTCGATCACACCGCGGGAATCAGTGTGA
- the fdhD gene encoding formate dehydrogenase accessory sulfurtransferase FdhD has product MSTRSSRTQKPTADSRKKPRVAATIPVRPLEVTGVTEWQEGKVARFEDYLVGEEPLEIRIGSSPISITMRTPGHDLELASGFLLTEGVITNAEQIVALRQVTTGNHKRNVVRVDLVRGVRANPATLQRNFLTSSSCGLCGKASIDAVRVRGIVRPNPNLRVSPEVLCVLPETLRSSQALFGRTGGLHAAGLFDTTGKLIAVREDVGRHNAVDKLIGWALLEKRLPLDESILLVSSRGSFEIVQKTLVAGLPVVACVSAPSSLAVQLAWEFNVTLIGFLRGKRFVVYTGEDRVPMA; this is encoded by the coding sequence ATGTCTACGCGATCTTCGCGTACTCAGAAACCCACCGCTGATTCACGGAAAAAACCGCGAGTAGCGGCCACCATCCCCGTGCGCCCTCTGGAAGTCACGGGAGTGACCGAATGGCAGGAAGGCAAGGTTGCTCGATTCGAGGATTATCTCGTCGGAGAGGAACCGCTTGAGATTCGCATCGGCTCCAGCCCGATCAGCATCACCATGCGCACACCAGGACACGATCTTGAGTTAGCCTCTGGATTCCTGCTGACGGAAGGCGTGATCACGAACGCCGAGCAAATCGTCGCGCTCCGCCAAGTCACCACCGGCAACCATAAGCGCAATGTCGTCCGTGTGGATCTCGTTCGAGGTGTCCGGGCCAACCCAGCCACGCTGCAACGGAATTTTTTGACCTCGTCGAGCTGTGGTCTTTGTGGGAAAGCCTCCATCGACGCGGTGCGGGTGCGCGGCATCGTCCGGCCCAATCCGAATCTGCGTGTCTCCCCGGAGGTCTTGTGCGTTCTGCCTGAAACCCTGCGCTCATCCCAGGCGTTATTCGGCCGAACCGGCGGGCTTCACGCAGCGGGTCTATTTGATACGACAGGTAAATTGATTGCGGTGCGGGAAGATGTGGGACGCCATAACGCCGTGGACAAACTGATCGGTTGGGCTCTGCTGGAAAAACGCCTGCCGCTCGACGAATCAATTTTGCTCGTGAGCAGCAGGGGAAGTTTTGAAATCGTCCAGAAAACCCTGGTCGCCGGGCTCCCTGTCGTAGCCTGTGTCTCGGCCCCGTCCAGCCTGGCCGTCCAACTCGCCTGGGAATTCAATGTGACACTCATCGGCTTCCTCCGCGGCAAACGGTTCGTTGTATATACAGGTGAAGATCGTGTCCCAATGGCCTAA
- a CDS encoding XRE family transcriptional regulator: protein MNLKGLIHRELGEGLTEKELASLVGVPFRTIANILANKTLDDPAVWEKFAKYFRMDADFLRTGVSPNARTTVGLPVKTLHSAAGHIQKFPLLRWDQIGQVVTMKTLPEFLQAEAMIEATDVSGAYTFAVKVQDDSMEPLFSKEEMIFVNPDLEWKPNDYVIAHHRDGDSESMLLRQVKRIGTHCIPHPLNRKYDDIPVAKEDALWGKVVRLRKNL, encoded by the coding sequence TTGAATCTCAAAGGCCTCATCCACAGGGAATTAGGCGAGGGTTTGACGGAAAAGGAATTAGCCTCGCTGGTCGGAGTCCCTTTCCGGACAATCGCCAATATTCTTGCCAACAAAACTCTGGACGATCCTGCGGTCTGGGAGAAATTTGCGAAGTATTTCCGGATGGACGCAGACTTCTTGCGCACCGGTGTGTCACCGAACGCACGAACGACGGTTGGATTGCCGGTCAAAACTCTTCACTCCGCAGCGGGTCACATCCAAAAGTTTCCCCTGCTGCGCTGGGATCAAATAGGCCAGGTCGTAACAATGAAAACCCTTCCTGAGTTCCTCCAAGCCGAGGCGATGATCGAGGCGACCGACGTGTCCGGGGCGTACACCTTCGCCGTGAAAGTCCAAGATGATTCGATGGAGCCTCTGTTCAGCAAAGAGGAAATGATTTTTGTCAATCCCGACCTCGAGTGGAAACCTAACGACTATGTGATCGCGCACCATCGGGATGGAGACTCGGAATCCATGCTGCTTCGTCAAGTGAAACGCATCGGCACCCACTGCATTCCCCATCCGCTGAACCGGAAGTATGACGACATTCCGGTGGCGAAGGAGGATGCACTGTGGGGAAAAGTCGTCCGGCTCAGAAAGAATCTCTGA
- a CDS encoding copper resistance protein CopC, with product MLRPLIMLAILFIWLTPHSVEAHAFVEHAEPRVGQRVAASPSVVRVWFDQGLVGGRIRIENAAGQEIVSSTNCLSPHDKYLLEIVIPQPLPGGDYHVYYEADDVHTHTTPGDHFFSVESEGAGAKPVTLTE from the coding sequence ATGCTGCGACCGCTCATCATGCTGGCAATTCTATTCATCTGGTTGACGCCTCACTCTGTAGAGGCCCATGCTTTTGTGGAGCATGCGGAGCCCCGGGTCGGCCAACGAGTCGCCGCCTCGCCGTCGGTTGTACGGGTCTGGTTTGATCAGGGGTTGGTCGGAGGCCGAATCCGAATTGAGAATGCTGCGGGGCAAGAAATTGTCAGCAGCACCAACTGCCTCTCACCCCATGACAAATATTTACTGGAGATTGTGATCCCCCAGCCCCTCCCAGGCGGGGACTATCATGTTTACTATGAGGCTGACGACGTTCATACGCATACCACCCCAGGCGATCACTTTTTTTCCGTGGAATCCGAGGGGGCTGGCGCAAAACCCGTGACCTTGACCGAATAG
- a CDS encoding DUF2442 domain-containing protein, producing the protein MTTLAIEMAASTAESVTITNDTLTVELSDGRSLSVPLDWFPRLVHATQAERKRWRLIGRGRGIHWDLLDEDIGVDGLLAGKPSGESQASFQKWLATRQGARSRRMSSRSSARRR; encoded by the coding sequence ATGACTACTTTGGCGATTGAGATGGCTGCGTCCACAGCAGAATCTGTCACCATCACGAACGACACGTTGACCGTCGAACTGAGCGATGGACGAAGCTTATCCGTTCCCCTCGATTGGTTCCCTCGCTTAGTCCATGCGACCCAAGCAGAACGAAAACGCTGGAGGTTGATCGGGCGAGGTCGCGGCATTCATTGGGACCTGCTCGACGAAGACATCGGAGTCGATGGGCTCTTGGCCGGCAAACCGTCGGGAGAAAGCCAGGCATCCTTTCAGAAGTGGCTCGCCACACGACAAGGCGCCAGATCCAGGCGAATGAGCTCCCGCTCCAGTGCTCGTCGGCGTTAG
- a CDS encoding CBS domain-containing protein, producing MAMEGVPVGGLKTVGQIDATNPLVFHTGQNGMDIALALLSTHTAGAPVVDVDGTYLGFINELDAMKALDAGHDLNQLSAEQIMRKDRLAITPSTTIPGAAKMMEKHRVVSLPVERDGVVAYSVTRHDLLRAQSVSAWAWALSPNRESEPAQSETLKSTRKNVKLRPILPSQRIYLTINQAMTRRVRADRDLRAKVNDGVAGLCLRLPCHDGLRDIVDARHRLPLPAILSRSRHRRAN from the coding sequence ATGGCCATGGAAGGTGTGCCAGTAGGCGGGCTCAAGACCGTCGGTCAGATCGACGCCACCAATCCGTTGGTATTTCACACCGGACAGAACGGCATGGACATCGCGCTGGCGTTGTTGTCGACCCACACGGCCGGCGCGCCGGTAGTGGATGTCGATGGTACGTATCTCGGATTCATCAATGAATTGGATGCCATGAAAGCGCTCGATGCGGGCCATGATCTGAACCAGCTGTCGGCCGAACAGATCATGCGGAAGGACCGGCTGGCGATCACTCCGTCGACGACAATTCCCGGCGCAGCGAAAATGATGGAGAAACATCGAGTCGTGAGCCTCCCGGTCGAGCGCGACGGCGTGGTCGCGTACTCGGTCACCCGGCATGATCTCTTGCGGGCGCAATCGGTCTCGGCGTGGGCATGGGCATTGAGCCCTAACCGAGAATCCGAGCCGGCGCAATCCGAAACATTGAAATCAACCAGGAAGAATGTGAAGTTGAGGCCCATTCTCCCCTCGCAACGAATCTACCTAACGATCAATCAGGCGATGACAAGACGGGTGAGAGCTGATCGAGACTTGAGAGCGAAAGTCAATGACGGGGTTGCTGGGCTTTGCCTCCGGCTACCATGCCATGATGGACTACGAGACATTGTTGATGCTCGGCACCGACTTCCCTTACCAGCAATTTTATCCAGATCACGCCACCGTCGTGCAAATTGA
- a CDS encoding type II toxin-antitoxin system RelE/ParE family toxin, with translation MRFIETSVFTASMHRHLDEEAYRALQVALLLRPTQGPVIQGGAGLRKLRWAVPGRGKRGGVRLIYYWEPESQTFYMLYFYAKNEQEDLTSQQLKILAKLVREEFK, from the coding sequence ATGCGATTCATTGAGACCTCGGTATTTACGGCCTCTATGCATCGCCATTTGGATGAGGAAGCCTATCGTGCGCTTCAGGTGGCACTGCTGCTCCGTCCCACGCAAGGTCCCGTTATTCAGGGCGGAGCAGGACTGCGCAAGTTGCGCTGGGCTGTTCCAGGACGAGGGAAACGAGGGGGCGTCCGCCTGATCTATTATTGGGAACCAGAAAGTCAGACATTCTACATGCTGTATTTCTACGCAAAGAACGAGCAAGAAGACCTCACGTCACAACAGCTAAAGATTTTGGCCAAGCTCGTTAGGGAGGAATTCAAATGA
- a CDS encoding FdhF/YdeP family oxidoreductase: protein MADERASGKRTVQRNWVSLIPFGLDQQHPNNYKDILDAAWENRDNLAYAYRILRDGCCDGCSLGTTGMHDWTMKDLHLCWVRLQLLRLNTMPAMNWHCLEDVAPLRAMKGKALRKLGRLCVPMIRHRRDRGFRPVSWDEALRLIAERLHVTDPHRLGWFLTARGLTNEAYYAHQKVARFIGTNHIDTSARICHAPSTAALKETIGCSATTCSYRDWIGTDLLVFVGANPANNQPVTLKYLYHAKKAGTKIVVVNPFVEPGMERYWIPSVAESALFGTKLADDFFHIHVGGDIPFFYGVLKHLIEQSWLDHNFIAARTVGWEDLQSKVCDLSWESLERGAGVTRNDMYRFAQTFRKARHAIIVWSMGVTQHRYGTDNVKAIVNLQLACGNVGRPHTGLMPIRGHSGVQGGAEMGAMPNAYSMDYPVSDQNAALFAMPEFWGFQPPSWKGLGASHMILAAERGEIDVLWQSGGNFLETLPEPDRVRRSLGNIGLRVHQDIVVSSTMLEEPADIAVLLPSRTRYEQQGGGTETSTERRIIYSPEIPGPRPGEARDEWEIPVLVARRFDPERAAKIFPWRDTHDIRHEIERVCPTYRGIAVLYKKGDQVQYGGPHLMTDRFETPGGKGRFTPIDLPEETIPEGRFFLTTRRGKQFNSMIGAEIDPLLGASRDAIFMSREDAHRLKLTSSDPVILRNELGEYRGRIVLERVKPGSVQVYWPEANNVIPAGRLDPCGIPDYNATVEIVSAGS from the coding sequence ATGGCAGACGAACGCGCATCAGGTAAGAGAACAGTTCAAAGAAACTGGGTCAGCCTGATCCCCTTCGGGCTCGATCAACAACATCCGAACAACTACAAGGACATTCTCGACGCAGCCTGGGAAAACCGCGACAACCTCGCCTATGCCTACCGCATCCTACGCGACGGCTGCTGTGACGGGTGCTCACTCGGCACCACGGGCATGCACGACTGGACCATGAAGGACCTGCACCTCTGCTGGGTTCGGCTGCAACTTCTCCGGCTCAACACGATGCCGGCCATGAACTGGCATTGCCTGGAGGACGTGGCTCCGCTGCGCGCCATGAAAGGCAAGGCATTACGGAAGCTCGGACGACTCTGCGTCCCGATGATCCGTCATCGGAGAGACAGAGGCTTTCGGCCGGTTTCTTGGGATGAGGCGCTTCGTCTGATCGCCGAACGACTGCATGTCACTGATCCTCACCGTCTCGGATGGTTCCTCACCGCCCGTGGCTTGACGAACGAGGCCTACTACGCCCATCAAAAAGTAGCCCGCTTCATCGGCACAAACCATATCGACACGAGTGCGCGCATCTGCCACGCGCCCAGTACGGCAGCGCTCAAGGAAACGATCGGCTGCTCAGCCACAACCTGTTCCTACCGGGATTGGATCGGGACCGATCTCCTGGTGTTTGTCGGCGCCAACCCGGCCAACAATCAGCCGGTGACATTGAAATACCTCTACCATGCGAAGAAAGCCGGCACGAAAATCGTGGTTGTGAATCCCTTCGTCGAGCCGGGAATGGAGCGTTATTGGATTCCCTCGGTCGCGGAGAGCGCCCTGTTCGGCACGAAACTGGCCGACGACTTTTTTCATATTCATGTCGGCGGAGATATTCCGTTCTTCTACGGCGTACTGAAACATCTGATTGAACAGAGCTGGTTGGATCACAATTTTATCGCAGCCCGCACTGTCGGCTGGGAAGACCTTCAATCAAAAGTGTGCGATCTGTCCTGGGAGAGCCTCGAACGGGGTGCGGGTGTGACTCGCAACGACATGTACCGCTTCGCGCAGACGTTCAGGAAGGCCCGTCATGCCATCATCGTGTGGAGTATGGGGGTCACGCAGCATCGGTACGGGACCGACAACGTCAAGGCAATCGTGAATCTGCAGCTTGCATGCGGGAACGTGGGGCGGCCACACACGGGCCTCATGCCGATCCGTGGACACAGCGGAGTCCAGGGCGGCGCTGAGATGGGCGCCATGCCGAACGCCTATTCAATGGATTATCCGGTCAGCGACCAGAACGCAGCTCTGTTTGCCATGCCAGAATTTTGGGGCTTCCAGCCTCCTTCATGGAAGGGTCTGGGAGCGTCACACATGATACTAGCGGCAGAACGTGGCGAGATCGACGTCCTTTGGCAGAGTGGCGGCAACTTTCTAGAGACGTTGCCCGAACCGGACCGGGTGCGCCGATCATTGGGCAACATCGGCCTTCGTGTGCACCAGGACATTGTGGTGAGTTCTACCATGCTGGAGGAGCCGGCAGACATTGCGGTACTACTCCCCTCGCGAACACGCTACGAACAACAGGGAGGTGGGACTGAGACAAGCACGGAGCGACGAATCATCTACAGTCCGGAGATACCAGGGCCTCGTCCCGGCGAGGCCAGGGACGAATGGGAAATTCCGGTCCTCGTTGCTCGGCGGTTCGATCCGGAGCGGGCCGCCAAGATCTTCCCCTGGCGCGACACCCATGACATCAGACACGAGATCGAACGAGTATGTCCGACGTACAGAGGGATCGCAGTGCTCTACAAAAAGGGAGACCAGGTCCAGTACGGCGGCCCCCATCTCATGACGGATCGGTTCGAAACCCCGGGCGGCAAAGGCCGGTTCACACCGATCGATCTGCCCGAGGAGACGATTCCCGAAGGGCGTTTTTTTCTCACCACCAGACGAGGCAAACAATTCAACAGCATGATCGGAGCCGAGATAGACCCGCTTCTCGGCGCTTCTCGCGATGCGATCTTCATGTCACGAGAGGATGCCCACCGCCTGAAGCTTACATCGAGCGACCCCGTCATCTTGCGCAATGAGCTCGGAGAATATCGTGGGCGCATCGTCCTTGAGCGCGTCAAACCTGGATCAGTACAGGTCTATTGGCCGGAGGCCAACAACGTCATTCCGGCCGGCCGTCTCGATCCCTGCGGCATACCGGACTACAACGCCACGGTTGAGATCGTTTCGGCAGGCAGCTAA
- a CDS encoding radical SAM protein, which translates to MGRHVLLVGYEDQDNLGIRYLSSRLLQYGHHTRIVAFGSDPGPLLRIIQIERPDVVGFSLIFQYMVPQFATVIRALRAAGVQSHFTIGGHYASFEPAELLRHIPELDSVVRFEGEETLREIVEQVEHPSLWRTIPGIAWLDRGTVVLNPPRQGRTHIDDFPEPDRRDIDYRRQELPTASVLASRGCPWKCSFCSIITFYEANGTVGRRRRNPIKVVDEVEHLVRERGARLILFQDDDFLAGGTEAKAWAKGVAGEIVRRGLEQEMRWKIACRSDEIRADLLASLVAAGLCHVYMGVEGGDEASLASLNKHLKPDVHLRAGAILRQLDISFDFGFMLLEPWSTLQTARNNMDFLRTFTEDGWAVAGFCRTLPYVGTPIEKRLREEGRLDGSSLEAEYRFLDPRVDLLWDFCLMAFEGRNFGKHATWNVLRGLLFDTHLDMPGRRRDLDRDAAARTLVQSSNGVMLDVLASALDLIESEEATSLEYPELVNLARFARAEDQTIRRQLTAMARATESACEMLFR; encoded by the coding sequence ATGGGACGACATGTGTTGCTGGTCGGGTATGAAGACCAGGATAATCTTGGAATTCGGTACCTCTCCAGCCGCCTGCTGCAATATGGCCATCACACCCGGATCGTTGCATTCGGCAGCGATCCGGGACCTTTACTGCGCATCATTCAAATTGAACGACCGGATGTCGTAGGATTCTCCCTCATCTTTCAATACATGGTGCCGCAATTTGCAACGGTGATTCGCGCGTTGCGAGCCGCGGGCGTACAGTCACATTTCACCATCGGTGGACACTATGCCTCCTTCGAACCGGCCGAATTGCTCCGGCACATTCCGGAACTCGACTCCGTGGTTCGCTTCGAGGGCGAAGAGACGTTGCGCGAGATCGTTGAACAGGTCGAGCATCCTTCCCTGTGGCGGACGATTCCTGGTATTGCCTGGCTGGACCGCGGCACAGTCGTGCTCAATCCTCCTCGCCAGGGGCGCACCCACATCGATGACTTTCCTGAACCGGATCGTCGCGACATCGACTATCGACGGCAAGAGCTGCCTACGGCATCGGTGCTGGCGTCGCGCGGCTGCCCATGGAAATGCTCATTTTGTTCTATCATCACCTTCTATGAGGCGAATGGCACGGTCGGTCGTCGCCGCCGTAATCCCATTAAAGTCGTGGATGAAGTGGAACATTTGGTGCGAGAGCGTGGCGCCAGACTGATTCTGTTTCAAGACGATGACTTTCTCGCCGGTGGCACGGAGGCCAAAGCATGGGCCAAAGGTGTGGCCGGCGAAATCGTTCGTCGCGGGTTGGAGCAAGAGATGCGTTGGAAGATCGCCTGCCGATCGGACGAAATCCGCGCAGATCTGTTGGCGTCTCTTGTCGCCGCAGGATTATGCCACGTCTACATGGGAGTTGAAGGCGGAGATGAAGCGAGTCTTGCCTCGCTCAACAAGCATTTGAAACCGGATGTCCATCTTCGTGCCGGAGCGATTCTGCGCCAGCTGGACATAAGCTTCGACTTTGGATTCATGCTGCTGGAGCCCTGGTCCACCCTGCAAACGGCGCGCAACAACATGGACTTCCTTCGAACCTTCACCGAAGACGGCTGGGCCGTGGCAGGATTTTGCCGGACCTTGCCGTACGTGGGAACGCCTATCGAAAAGCGGTTGCGAGAAGAAGGCCGGCTCGACGGATCGTCGTTGGAGGCCGAATATCGGTTTCTCGATCCACGCGTCGACCTGCTGTGGGATTTTTGCTTGATGGCATTCGAAGGACGGAATTTCGGAAAGCATGCGACATGGAACGTCCTGCGAGGATTGTTGTTCGATACCCATCTCGATATGCCGGGACGCCGCCGTGACCTCGATCGCGATGCAGCTGCCCGCACATTGGTCCAGTCATCCAACGGAGTGATGTTAGATGTCTTGGCGAGCGCGCTCGATCTGATCGAATCTGAAGAGGCAACATCGCTGGAGTATCCGGAATTAGTGAATTTAGCGCGATTTGCACGGGCCGAAGATCAAACCATTCGCCGACAACTCACAGCCATGGCGCGAGCCACCGAATCCGCCTGCGAGATGCTCTTCCGCTGA
- a CDS encoding glycoside hydrolase family 15 protein — protein sequence MPRDLPLGNGSLLLNFDGTYQLRDLYWPHVGLENHTDGHVCRFGIWVDGRFVWLDDPRWSRRLRYSHETLVTQVDLSHPDLQLDVSCQDAVDFHENLYLRRIEVRNAADRDREVRLFFHHDFHISGHELGDTAYYEPERRAIYHYKGSRWFLINAAVPGKRPEDVPDSVQGWHIGLHQWACGHKEVNNLKGTWKDAEDGLLSGNPIAQGSVDSTIAVHLIVPAHAAKTAYYWLAVGSNFDEVTRLNRSVRHRGPWTFIDRTASYWQLWLDAHRPDFADLPVEICRLYCLSLLIIRTQIDNDGAIVAANDSDIASEVRDTYSYMWPRDGAMVAYALDLAGFLEVARPFYLFCDRVLTKEGYLLHKYNPDGTLASSWHPWVRDGRKELPIQEDETALVLWALWNRFETWKNVEYIKPLYRSLIVRAADFMANYRDAATGLPLSSYDLWEERRGVLGFTCGAVWGGLIAAARFANAFGEEALAGRYTGAADQIKEGVENILYRPELNRFVRMANRASDENWTIDETLDSSLFGLWYFGMFPPDDPRIVQTMKAVQERLRVKTNIGGMARYEGDYYHRQSQDLENVPGNSWFICTLWLAQWLIATANSKEDLKRALPLFEWCARHALPSGVFSEQIHPYSGVPLSVSPLTWSHAAFVTAVQEYVQRWQKLSR from the coding sequence GTGCCGCGTGATCTGCCTCTTGGCAATGGGTCACTGCTCCTCAACTTCGACGGTACCTATCAGCTTCGCGATCTCTATTGGCCGCATGTTGGTTTGGAGAATCATACCGACGGGCATGTTTGCCGTTTCGGCATCTGGGTCGATGGGCGGTTCGTGTGGCTGGACGATCCGCGCTGGAGTCGGCGGCTGCGGTATTCCCATGAAACGCTGGTGACACAGGTCGACCTCTCCCATCCGGATCTCCAACTCGATGTGAGTTGTCAGGACGCCGTCGACTTTCACGAGAATCTCTACCTTCGTCGTATCGAAGTCAGAAACGCGGCAGACCGTGACCGCGAGGTGCGGCTGTTTTTTCATCATGACTTTCATATCTCAGGACACGAGCTAGGCGACACGGCTTACTATGAACCGGAGCGCCGGGCGATCTACCATTACAAGGGCTCACGATGGTTCCTCATCAACGCGGCTGTGCCGGGCAAACGACCGGAGGATGTGCCGGATTCCGTCCAGGGTTGGCACATCGGCCTCCATCAATGGGCCTGCGGGCACAAGGAGGTCAACAATCTGAAGGGCACATGGAAGGACGCAGAAGATGGTCTGCTCTCCGGGAACCCGATCGCGCAAGGATCGGTCGATTCCACCATAGCAGTCCATCTCATTGTGCCGGCCCACGCCGCGAAAACCGCGTACTACTGGCTGGCGGTCGGCTCAAACTTTGACGAGGTGACACGACTCAACCGGTCTGTGCGTCACCGTGGTCCTTGGACGTTTATCGATCGAACCGCCTCGTACTGGCAGCTCTGGCTGGACGCACACCGGCCGGACTTCGCGGATCTGCCGGTTGAGATTTGTCGACTCTACTGCCTGAGTCTGCTCATCATACGCACGCAGATCGACAACGATGGCGCCATCGTTGCCGCCAATGACTCCGACATCGCCTCTGAAGTGCGCGATACCTATTCTTACATGTGGCCTCGCGACGGCGCGATGGTCGCGTATGCGCTGGACTTGGCAGGATTCCTGGAAGTCGCGCGTCCCTTCTATCTCTTCTGCGATCGGGTCCTGACCAAAGAGGGATATTTGCTCCACAAATACAATCCGGACGGCACGTTGGCCTCGAGCTGGCATCCATGGGTGCGCGACGGACGGAAGGAGTTGCCGATTCAGGAGGATGAGACCGCCCTCGTCCTCTGGGCCCTCTGGAACCGGTTCGAGACGTGGAAAAATGTCGAGTACATCAAGCCGCTGTACCGGTCGCTGATCGTCCGCGCCGCGGACTTCATGGCGAATTATCGCGATGCAGCCACGGGATTGCCGTTATCTTCCTACGACCTCTGGGAGGAACGGCGCGGCGTCTTGGGCTTTACCTGCGGAGCCGTGTGGGGCGGTCTCATCGCTGCTGCTCGGTTCGCAAACGCCTTCGGAGAAGAGGCGCTCGCCGGGCGTTACACCGGTGCGGCCGACCAAATCAAGGAAGGAGTGGAAAACATTCTCTATCGCCCGGAATTGAATCGTTTTGTCAGGATGGCGAATCGAGCCTCGGATGAAAACTGGACCATCGATGAAACTCTTGATTCATCGCTGTTCGGGCTGTGGTATTTCGGCATGTTTCCACCGGACGATCCGCGTATCGTGCAGACCATGAAGGCTGTGCAAGAACGCCTCCGGGTGAAGACCAACATCGGCGGCATGGCTCGGTACGAGGGCGATTACTATCACCGGCAGAGTCAGGATCTTGAGAACGTTCCTGGAAATTCCTGGTTCATCTGCACGCTCTGGCTGGCTCAGTGGCTCATTGCAACGGCAAACAGCAAGGAAGACCTGAAAAGAGCGCTGCCGCTATTCGAATGGTGCGCCCGTCATGCTCTGCCTTCGGGAGTGTTCTCGGAACAGATTCACCCCTACTCCGGTGTCCCTCTTTCGGTTTCCCCTTTGACCTGGAGTCATGCGGCGTTTGTCACGGCAGTTCAAGAATATGTGCAACGGTGGCAGAAGCTTTCGAGGTAA